A stretch of Carya illinoinensis cultivar Pawnee chromosome 14, C.illinoinensisPawnee_v1, whole genome shotgun sequence DNA encodes these proteins:
- the LOC122295133 gene encoding putative disease resistance RPP13-like protein 1 yields the protein MAKVGLAFLFASLSVLFDRMTSREVLHFMQGRKPTEVLLRKLKNAMLSVKVVLEDSEEKQLTDSFVKDWVDELKDVIYDVEDILDEIATEALQSKLQDAESPTLVGNLLNSFSALLIEPFFRKGR from the exons ATGGCTAAGGTGGGCTTGGCATTTCTCTTTGCTTCACTCAGCGTGTTGTTTGATAGAATGACATCTCGTGAGGTGCTTCACTTCATGCAGGGAAGAAa ACCAACTGAAGTGCTCTTGAGGAAATTGAAGAATGCAATGCTGTCTGTGAAGGTTGTGCTTGAAGACtcggaggaaaagcaacttaCGGATTCTTTTGTGAAAGATTGGGTTGATGAGTTGAAGGATGTTATCTACGATGTGGAGGACATCTTGGATGAGATTGCTACTGAAGCCTTGCAAAGCAAGCTGCAGGATGCTGAATCTCCTACCTTGGTAGGAAATTTACTAAACTCCTTCTCTGCTCTCCTAATTGAGCCTTTTTTTCGAAAaggtagataa
- the LOC122293475 gene encoding putative disease resistance RPP13-like protein 1 encodes MFGARNPSIGSSYLGQLLHYGTRGSTILVTTRNDSVALAMHAIATHRLDLLPENDCWSLFEKHAFRRGSSNANPKIKEIGTQIVEKYKGIPLAIKAIGDLLGSKSDHAERYWTTILKSNLWDVPMEKTNIIPALWLKGFLQQSEIETMEEVGNGYFNDLVSRSLFQQSSCLFKPGFVMHDLVNDLAKSVTGKFGFTMEFDSSKEIGEMTRYLLCFNVRSSGIEKIEKHLFKAKQLRTLLVINLSMGYLSSLNDYFKKNGEDLLVA; translated from the exons ATGTTTGGAGCGAGAAACCCAAGCATCGGGAGTTCCTATCTAGGCCAACTCTTGCACTATGGGACTCGAGGAAGTACGATCCTTGTCACCACAAGGAATGATAGTGTTGCATTGGCCATGCACGCCATTGCAACTCATCGTCTAGACCTATTACCAGAGAATGATTGTTGGTCCCTTTTTGAAAAACATGCATTTCGTCGTGGTAGCTCCAATGCAAATCCAAAGATAAAAGAAATAGGTACGCAAATTGTGGAAAAGTACAAAGGTATACCTTTAGCAATTAAGGCCATTGGCGATCTCTTGGGGTCTAAATCAGATCATGCCGAGAGATATTGGACAACCATATTGAAGAGCAACTTATGGGATGTTCCCATGGAGAAGACGAACATTATTCCGGCTTTGTGGTTAA AAGGTTTCTTGCAACAATCCGAAATAGAAACTATGGAAGAAGTTGGCAATGGTTACTTCAATGATCTTGTATCAAGATCATTATTTCAACAATCAAGTTGTTTATTTAAGCCAGGCTTTGTAATGCATGATCTTGTCAACGACTTGGCAAAATCCGTGACTGGGAAATTTGGCTTTACAATGGAGTTTGATAGCTCAAAAGAAATTGGAGAGATGACTCGCTATTTATTGTGTTTCAACGTACGTAGTTCTGGCATTGAGAAGATTGAAAAGCATCTTTTCAAGGCCAAGCAATTGCGCACTCTCTTGGTAATAAATTTGTCAATGGGCTATTTATCATCTTTGAATGATTACTTTAAGAAGAATGGAGAGGATCTCTTG GTTGCCTGA
- the LOC122293476 gene encoding putative disease resistance protein At3g14460, translating to MPIQIGRLKCLQTLTKFVVNKHDSGSNIEELGKLINLRGKLLIQELQNVRTAKDASLKMKGYLEKLVLEWNRPKEVLGISESQRDVLEDLQPHENLKCLTLKCYGGNGFPNWIGQGLPSLSKLELIDYCSALPPLGQLHFLNKLYIDGLDEVVTVGPEFYENSSNSSMKPFESLKVMRLENLSNWENWLHSSGENEVETFSQLEELYIKNYPKLRAKLPVHPSSLAELHIIDCKLELPIMRRQYSSLEALHLTNCYDSLTSISLHLFPNLKSIQIEKCNNLKSLEQHGGDLVISQLGIHKCPKFVSFPEGGLCAPNLANFVVNDCKSLRSMPNKMHIFLPSLCYLELRSCPEVESFPEGRLPSNLKQIVIVRCKKLIANWKGWDLQILPSLEWLTITSDKLEDHVESFIGGLWLPTTLTNLLICSFGNLKSLDKEGFQHLTSLVELVIIDCPKLRYLLEKGFAISLHLLWMLFICPVLNKELERKKGEEWLKMAHIPNIIIGDQHIQGVKRFPSESPHACMHATS from the coding sequence ATGCCGATACAAATTGGTAGATTAAAATGTCTCCAGACGTTGACAAAATTCGTCGTCAACAAACATGACAGTGGGTCTAACATTGAAGAATTGGGAAAACTAATAAATCTTCGGGGAAAGCTTTTGATTCAAGAGCTCCAAAATGTTAGAACAGCCAAGGATGCAAGCTTGAAGATGAAGGGTTACCTTGAGAAGTTGGTGTTAGAATGGAATCGTCCAAAAGAAGTACTTGGTATTTCGGAAAGTCAAAGAGATGTACTTGAAGATCTACAGCCCCATGAAAACTTGAAATGTCTCACCCTCAAATGCTACGGCGGGAACGGTTTTCCAAATTGGATAGGGCAAGGGCTTCCTTCATTGTCTAAGTTGGAATTAATTGATTATTGTAGTGCCTTGCCACCCCTTGGGCAGCTACATTTTCTTAATAAACTCTACATTGATGGGTTGGATGAAGTTGTTACTGTGGGTCCAGagttttatgaaaatagtaGTAATTCTTCAATGAAgccatttgaaagtttgaaagttatgAGGTTGGAGAATTTGTCGAATTGGGAAAACTGGCTTCACTCGAGTGGTGAAAATGAAGTTGAAACATTTTCTcaacttgaagagttgtataTTAAGAATTACCCCAAATTGAGAGCAAAGTTGCCCGTACATCCTTCTTCATTGGCCGAACTTCATATCATCGACTGTAAGTTAGAGCTCCCCATCATGCGCCGACAATATTCATCCCTTGAAGcattgcacttgacaaattgtTATGATTCCCTTACATCCATTTCATTACACCTATTTCCAAATCTGAAGAGTATTCAAATCGAGAAGTGCAACAATTTGAAATCTTTAGAACAACATGGAGGTGATTTAGTGATATCACAATTAGGAATCCATAAATGTCCTAAGTTTGTATCTTTTCCAGAAGGAGGATTGTGTGCCCCTAACCTTGCAAACTTTGTCGTCAACGATTGTAAGAGCTTGAGGTCAATGCCAAATAAGATGCATATATTCCTTCCATCTCTTTGTTATTTGGAGTTAAGAAGTTGTCCAGAAGTTGAGTCGTTTCCAGAAGGGAGACTGCCTTCCAATTTGAAGCAAATTGTGATCGTCAGGTGTAAGAAACTCATTGCAAACTGGAAGGGATGGGATTTGCAAATACTCCCCTCTCTTGAATGGTTGACAATCACCAGTGACAAATTAGAAGATCATGTGGAGTCCTTTATTGGGGGGTTGTGGCTGCCCACCACTCTGACCAATCTTTTGATCTGTTCATTtggaaatttgaaatctttggaTAAGGAGGGGTTTCAACACCTCACTTCCCTTGTAGAATTGGTGATCATCGACTGTCCAAAACTCAGGTACTTGCTAGAAAAGGGGTTCGCTATCTCCCTTCATCTTTTATGGATGTTATTCATATGTCCTGTATTGAATAAAGAGttggaaaggaaaaaaggagaagaatgGCTGAAGATGGCTCACATCCCCAACATAATTATTGGTGATCAACACATTCAAGGAGTTAAACGGTTTCCGAGTGAGAgcccccatgcatgcatgcatgcaacctCATGA